From one Geoalkalibacter halelectricus genomic stretch:
- a CDS encoding succinate dehydrogenase/fumarate reductase iron-sulfur subunit: MNLTLYVWRQKGPGEKGKLEKYEAKNVSPDSSFLEMLDEVNEDLIKHGQDPIAFDHDCREGICGMCSQVINGIPHGPDEEITVCQLHMRSFKDGDAVYIEPWRSKAFPIIKDLVVDRTALDRIMQAYGYVSCHTGGCPTSMESHNGGVPDSNAILIPKPDADLAMDAAACIGCGACVAACPNASAMLFTSAKVSQLALLPQGKPEAARRVKAMVEQMDKEGFGNCTNHYECEAACPKAISVSFIARMNRELVKALPKAD, from the coding sequence ATGAATCTGACACTCTACGTTTGGCGCCAGAAGGGGCCCGGCGAAAAGGGCAAGCTTGAAAAATACGAAGCCAAGAACGTCAGCCCTGATTCCTCTTTTCTGGAGATGCTCGATGAGGTCAACGAGGATCTGATCAAGCACGGCCAGGATCCCATTGCCTTCGATCATGACTGCCGCGAGGGTATCTGCGGTATGTGCTCGCAGGTCATCAACGGCATCCCCCACGGGCCGGATGAGGAAATCACCGTCTGCCAGTTGCACATGCGCTCCTTCAAGGATGGCGATGCTGTCTATATTGAGCCCTGGCGCTCCAAGGCCTTCCCCATCATCAAGGACCTGGTTGTTGATCGCACCGCCCTGGACCGCATCATGCAGGCCTACGGCTATGTCAGCTGCCACACCGGCGGTTGTCCCACGAGCATGGAAAGCCATAACGGCGGTGTACCCGACTCCAACGCCATCCTGATTCCCAAACCGGATGCGGACCTCGCCATGGACGCTGCCGCATGCATTGGTTGCGGAGCCTGCGTGGCCGCCTGCCCCAATGCCTCAGCCATGCTCTTTACCTCGGCCAAAGTCTCGCAGTTGGCCCTGCTGCCTCAAGGCAAGCCGGAAGCTGCGCGCCGCGTCAAGGCCATGGTGGAGCAGATGGATAAGGAAGGCTTCGGCAACTGCACCAACCACTATGAGTGCGAAGCCGCCTGTCCCAAGGCGATTAGCGTCTCCTTCATCGCCCGCATGAACCGCGAACTGGTCAAGGCCCTGCCCAAGGCAGACTAA
- a CDS encoding response regulator, with protein sequence MGNFFKNAPIRQKLTAIIMLTSTVVLVLTLAAFILTEIVTFRQTLIDKTATLAEIIGRNSQSALVFRDPLSAGETLASLSAEDSVQAAYIFDADHRPFAYYLSSRSLAGGQHAQDLALAESDLRALLSDGGGHHRFTLAALILLHPIQVDDRQIGTVVLQTDLRRLYQRWQWFGLGALLVLCSSLLLAYFISSRLQRFISQPLLHLVDVMDRVTRENDFRARAKKSSEDEVGGLIEGFNQMLTQIEQRDLELDNYRRNLENLIAQRTLELRRANEDLLNTVADLECAKEQAEAANRAKSQFLANMSHEIRTPMIGVLGMTDLLFRTNLDERQRSLAETVYNSGEALLSILNDILDFSKIEAGKFELEKVDFDLRQCVEEAVDLLAEKAFGKGLELVCRIDAKTPNLVCGDPGRLRQILLNLVGNAVKFTTSGEVVVDVRTLMEERNGIWLRIEVHDTGIGIAPEVQSQIFESFRQADNSTSRQYGGTGLGLSIAKQLAEMMDGAVGMESEPGKGSTFWVNLRIAKQAGRKDRAHPAQEVLSGHEVLVVEDNEAARAALMDALLQLGLRPQGAADPAQAMDLLQRAQVQGQAYSLILLDWSLPEQNGVQLAARIRSLEQFAQSRILLLCPHNTCTAQEELAAAGIQRTLSKPVRASALPQALSAALASPIASPPSIPPAVSVGESVTPGASSMKRILVAEDNPTTQRLLELLFEGLDYRLHIVGSGSEALERLSQNGADLVFMDCQLPGLDGFETTRILRQRGFGMPIIAMTAHTQKDDVQRCMDAGMDDFLAKPFRQQELFNVLDKWLN encoded by the coding sequence ATGGGCAATTTCTTTAAAAATGCGCCGATTCGGCAGAAGCTGACCGCCATCATCATGCTGACCAGTACGGTGGTGCTGGTTCTGACCCTGGCAGCCTTCATTCTCACGGAAATCGTCACCTTCCGTCAAACGCTCATCGACAAGACCGCCACCCTGGCCGAGATCATCGGCCGCAACAGCCAAAGCGCCCTGGTGTTCAGGGATCCTTTGTCGGCAGGCGAAACCCTCGCCTCCCTGAGTGCCGAAGACAGCGTCCAGGCCGCCTATATCTTTGATGCCGATCATAGGCCTTTTGCCTATTATCTCAGTTCGCGCAGCCTCGCCGGGGGGCAGCATGCCCAGGATCTAGCGCTTGCGGAATCCGATTTGCGCGCCCTGCTGAGTGACGGCGGCGGCCATCATCGCTTCACTCTGGCGGCGCTGATTCTACTGCATCCCATCCAGGTGGATGACCGTCAAATCGGAACCGTGGTCCTGCAAACCGACCTGCGCCGGCTTTATCAGCGCTGGCAGTGGTTCGGCCTCGGTGCGCTTTTGGTTCTATGCTCCTCCCTCCTGCTGGCCTATTTTATCTCCTCGCGCCTGCAACGCTTTATTTCCCAACCGCTCCTGCATCTGGTCGACGTCATGGACCGCGTGACCCGTGAGAATGATTTTCGCGCGCGCGCAAAGAAATCCAGCGAGGATGAAGTCGGCGGGCTGATCGAGGGCTTCAACCAGATGCTGACACAAATCGAGCAGCGTGACCTCGAGTTGGACAACTACCGGCGCAATCTCGAAAATCTCATCGCCCAGCGCACCCTGGAATTGCGACGGGCCAACGAGGATTTGCTCAACACGGTGGCGGACCTGGAATGCGCCAAGGAGCAAGCCGAGGCGGCCAACCGCGCCAAGTCCCAGTTTCTGGCGAATATGAGTCACGAAATCCGCACTCCCATGATCGGGGTGCTGGGGATGACCGATCTGCTATTCCGCACCAACCTCGACGAACGTCAGCGCAGTCTGGCGGAAACCGTCTACAACTCGGGCGAAGCGCTATTGAGCATTCTCAACGACATTCTTGATTTTTCCAAAATCGAGGCCGGCAAGTTTGAGCTGGAGAAGGTGGATTTTGATTTGCGCCAGTGCGTGGAGGAGGCCGTGGACCTGCTGGCGGAAAAGGCATTCGGCAAGGGGTTGGAACTGGTCTGCCGCATCGATGCCAAGACCCCGAATTTGGTCTGCGGTGATCCTGGCCGACTGCGCCAAATCCTTCTCAATCTGGTTGGTAACGCGGTGAAATTTACCACCTCCGGCGAGGTCGTGGTCGATGTGCGCACCCTGATGGAGGAGCGCAACGGTATCTGGCTGCGCATTGAAGTTCACGACACCGGCATCGGCATCGCTCCCGAGGTTCAATCGCAGATTTTCGAGTCCTTCCGCCAGGCCGACAACTCGACCTCGCGCCAATACGGCGGGACGGGCCTGGGGCTCTCCATCGCCAAACAGTTGGCGGAGATGATGGACGGTGCGGTCGGCATGGAGAGTGAACCCGGAAAAGGATCGACCTTCTGGGTCAACCTGCGCATCGCCAAGCAGGCGGGGCGCAAGGATCGCGCCCACCCTGCGCAGGAGGTGTTGAGCGGCCACGAAGTTCTGGTGGTCGAGGACAATGAGGCGGCGCGCGCGGCCCTGATGGATGCCTTGCTGCAGTTGGGTCTGCGGCCCCAGGGGGCGGCAGACCCGGCCCAAGCCATGGACCTTTTGCAGCGTGCGCAGGTCCAAGGTCAGGCCTACTCCCTGATTCTGCTCGACTGGAGCCTTCCCGAGCAAAATGGCGTGCAGCTGGCCGCGCGCATTCGCTCCCTGGAACAGTTCGCCCAATCGCGCATCCTCCTGCTTTGCCCTCATAATACCTGCACCGCGCAGGAAGAGCTTGCCGCCGCCGGCATCCAGCGCACTTTGAGCAAGCCCGTGCGCGCCTCGGCGCTGCCGCAGGCCCTCTCCGCCGCTCTGGCGTCACCCATTGCGTCGCCCCCATCGATACCGCCCGCGGTTTCGGTGGGCGAATCCGTCACCCCCGGCGCGTCGTCGATGAAGCGCATCTTGGTCGCCGAAGACAATCCTACCACACAGAGACTGCTGGAACTGCTTTTTGAAGGCCTGGATTATCGGCTCCACATTGTCGGTAGCGGCAGTGAAGCCCTGGAGCGGCTTTCCCAAAACGGCGCCGATCTGGTGTTCATGGATTGCCAACTGCCCGGCCTGGATGGATTCGAAACCACGCGCATTCTCCGGCAGCGCGGCTTTGGGATGCCCATCATCGCCATGACGGCTCACACCCAGAAAGACGACGTGCAGCGCTGCATGGATGCGGGCATGGATGATTTTCTTGCCAAGCCCTTTCGCCAGCAGGAACTGTTCAATGTGCTCGACAAATGGCTGAATTGA
- a CDS encoding succinate dehydrogenase cytochrome b subunit: MQMLFGSSVGKKIAMAATGLILVLFVIVHLIGNTSIFAGPDGINAYAAALHSMGPIVWLFRLVMLAVFLLHIWLGLKLTLENKLARPVGYAQKQNIRTSYAAQIMIYSGLVLLLFTIYHLLHFTVRVTNPEISHFVDAAGRLDVYAMVVLSFQKFFITLTYVIAMVFLLLHLSHGIGSMFQSSGLNNARTLPTIQAAGKWIAIVLLVGYIAIPISIFVGIVKL, encoded by the coding sequence ATGCAAATGTTATTTGGATCCTCGGTGGGTAAGAAGATCGCCATGGCGGCGACAGGACTGATACTTGTCCTGTTCGTCATCGTCCACCTCATCGGCAACACATCGATTTTCGCCGGGCCCGACGGCATTAATGCCTATGCGGCCGCACTTCACAGCATGGGACCGATTGTGTGGCTTTTCCGCCTGGTTATGTTGGCGGTTTTCCTGCTGCACATTTGGCTCGGTCTCAAACTCACGCTCGAGAACAAACTCGCCCGCCCGGTCGGGTACGCGCAAAAGCAGAACATTCGCACCAGTTACGCTGCTCAGATCATGATCTACAGCGGCTTGGTGCTTCTGCTTTTTACCATCTACCATCTGCTGCACTTCACCGTGCGAGTCACGAACCCCGAAATCTCCCATTTCGTCGACGCCGCTGGTCGCCTGGACGTCTACGCCATGGTGGTTCTCAGCTTCCAGAAGTTTTTTATCACCCTGACCTACGTCATCGCCATGGTATTTCTGCTGCTGCACCTGAGCCACGGCATCGGCAGCATGTTCCAGTCCTCGGGCCTGAACAATGCACGCACCCTGCCGACCATTCAGGCTGCCGGCAAATGGATCGCGATCGTCCTTTTGGTCGGCTATATCGCCATTCCCATTTCCATTTTCGTAGGCATCGTTAAACTCTAG
- a CDS encoding rhomboid family intramembrane serine protease → MTTESPSEDEYEIVPTDILPGCGHALSAGQARTWTLVLEARQVPHRLLRREWGWAICVPAECRQRAEYEIRTYEEKNRNWPPVTAPQQSRDNIRETLCVLLLLAIFHNLILLDPGPLGLRTAQWYEQGAAHVAAIRDGEWWRLLTALTLHTGWRHLAGNLAIGGLFAARLCAQVGTGWGWALILVSGAAGNFLNALMQTGNHRAVGASTAVFGCIGLLCALATRQRHRAQNWRRFLPLAAGAALLAMLGAGGENTDLGAHLFGFLAGIGIGAILPKAISGDQAAHLPFSTAAGLAAPTLLILAWTLALRPIF, encoded by the coding sequence ATGACTACGGAGTCTCCCTCCGAGGACGAATATGAAATCGTCCCGACGGACATTCTGCCCGGTTGCGGCCACGCACTGAGCGCCGGGCAAGCACGCACCTGGACCCTGGTCCTGGAAGCGCGGCAGGTGCCGCATCGCCTGCTGCGCCGCGAGTGGGGCTGGGCGATTTGCGTTCCCGCGGAGTGTCGCCAGCGTGCCGAGTACGAAATCCGCACCTATGAGGAGAAAAATCGCAACTGGCCGCCGGTCACCGCGCCGCAGCAAAGCCGGGACAATATCCGCGAAACCCTCTGCGTGCTCCTGCTGCTGGCGATTTTCCATAATCTTATCCTGCTCGACCCCGGCCCCCTGGGCCTGCGCACGGCACAATGGTACGAACAAGGCGCGGCCCACGTCGCCGCGATCCGCGACGGGGAATGGTGGCGACTTCTCACCGCGTTGACCCTGCACACCGGTTGGCGGCATCTCGCCGGCAACCTGGCGATTGGCGGATTGTTCGCCGCGCGCCTCTGTGCTCAAGTGGGGACAGGTTGGGGCTGGGCGCTGATTCTTGTCAGCGGTGCCGCAGGAAATTTCCTCAATGCCCTAATGCAAACGGGCAACCATCGGGCCGTGGGTGCCTCCACCGCGGTGTTCGGATGCATCGGTCTGCTCTGCGCCCTGGCGACGCGTCAGCGTCATCGCGCGCAGAACTGGCGCCGTTTTCTACCCCTGGCCGCGGGAGCGGCCTTGCTGGCCATGCTCGGTGCCGGAGGTGAGAACACCGATCTCGGCGCCCACCTGTTCGGCTTTCTCGCCGGAATAGGGATTGGCGCAATACTGCCCAAAGCAATCTCCGGAGATCAGGCCGCGCACCTGCCCTTCTCAACCGCGGCCGGATTGGCGGCGCCGACACTTCTCATCCTGGCCTGGACCCTGGCGCTGCGCCCGATTTTCTAG
- a CDS encoding fumarate reductase/succinate dehydrogenase flavoprotein subunit, producing MILDGKCPTGPIEQTWDKHRFDMKLVNPANKRKFKVLVVGTGLAGGAAAASLGELGYNVEAFCYQDSPRRAHSIAAQGGINAAKNYPNDGDSIYRLFYDTVKGGDFRAREADVWRLAQVSNNIIDQCVAQGVPFARDYAGYLDNRSFGGAQVSRTFYARGQTGQQLLLGAYSALCRQIRAGSVKMFARREMLDLVVVDGVARGITCRNLVSGEIESYWGDAVILATGGYVNVFYLSTNAMGCSVTAQWKATKKGAFFANPCYTQIHPTCIPQTGEHQSKLTLMSESLRNDGRCWVPKKKEDVAKPVSQIPEDERDYYLERKYPSFGNLAPRDIASRAAKEQCDDGRGVGPGGRGVYLDFADSIKRLGENVIRERYGNLFQMYEKITDENGYKVPMRIYPAPHYSMGGLWVDYNCMSNVPGLFVLGEANFSVHGANRLGASALMQGLADGYFVIPNTIANYLAGIKPGQIKDDHPEFKKSREDVDGQLKKLISINGKKSPAELHRQLGKTMWNNAGMARSKESLNAALKEIPQIRDEFWNNLKVTGSGAEFNQQLENAWRLADFLEFAELFAKDALHREESCGGHFRTEHQTEDGEAMRDDENFCYVGAWEFKGVDKEPELHKEPLKFENVKLAVRSYK from the coding sequence GTGATACTCGACGGCAAATGTCCTACCGGACCCATTGAGCAGACCTGGGACAAGCACCGCTTCGACATGAAGCTGGTCAATCCCGCCAACAAACGCAAATTCAAAGTTCTGGTCGTCGGCACCGGCCTGGCCGGCGGCGCCGCCGCCGCCTCTCTCGGCGAACTCGGCTACAATGTCGAGGCGTTCTGCTACCAGGACAGCCCGCGCCGGGCCCACTCCATCGCCGCCCAGGGCGGCATCAACGCCGCCAAGAACTACCCCAATGACGGCGACAGCATCTATCGCCTCTTCTACGACACCGTCAAGGGTGGCGACTTCCGCGCCCGCGAAGCCGATGTCTGGCGTCTTGCCCAGGTCAGCAACAACATCATCGACCAGTGCGTCGCCCAGGGCGTGCCCTTCGCTCGCGACTACGCCGGTTATCTCGACAACCGCTCCTTCGGCGGCGCCCAGGTTTCGCGTACCTTCTACGCCCGCGGCCAAACCGGGCAGCAGCTGCTTCTCGGCGCCTACTCGGCTCTATGCCGCCAGATTCGCGCCGGCTCCGTAAAGATGTTCGCGCGCCGCGAAATGCTTGATCTCGTGGTCGTCGACGGCGTGGCCCGCGGTATCACCTGCCGCAACCTGGTCAGCGGCGAAATCGAATCCTACTGGGGCGATGCCGTTATCCTGGCCACCGGCGGTTACGTCAACGTCTTCTACCTCTCCACCAACGCCATGGGTTGCAGCGTCACCGCCCAATGGAAAGCCACCAAAAAGGGCGCCTTTTTCGCCAACCCCTGCTACACCCAGATCCATCCCACCTGCATCCCGCAGACCGGCGAGCATCAGTCAAAACTCACCCTGATGTCCGAATCGCTGCGCAATGACGGGCGCTGCTGGGTTCCCAAGAAAAAAGAAGATGTCGCCAAGCCGGTTTCCCAAATCCCCGAGGATGAGCGCGATTACTATCTGGAGCGCAAATACCCCTCCTTCGGCAACCTGGCCCCGCGTGACATCGCTTCACGCGCCGCCAAGGAGCAATGCGACGACGGCCGCGGTGTCGGTCCCGGCGGACGCGGCGTTTACCTCGACTTCGCCGATTCCATCAAGCGCCTCGGTGAAAACGTCATTCGCGAGCGCTACGGCAACCTCTTCCAGATGTACGAGAAGATCACCGATGAAAACGGCTACAAGGTGCCCATGCGTATCTACCCCGCACCCCATTATTCCATGGGCGGTCTGTGGGTCGATTACAACTGCATGAGCAACGTTCCCGGCCTGTTCGTCCTCGGCGAAGCCAACTTCTCGGTGCACGGCGCCAACCGTTTGGGGGCATCGGCTCTCATGCAGGGTCTGGCCGACGGTTACTTCGTCATTCCCAACACCATCGCCAACTACCTCGCCGGCATCAAACCCGGCCAGATCAAGGACGATCATCCCGAATTCAAGAAATCCCGGGAAGACGTCGACGGTCAGCTCAAGAAGCTTATCTCCATCAACGGCAAGAAATCGCCCGCCGAACTTCACCGGCAGCTCGGCAAGACCATGTGGAACAACGCCGGCATGGCGCGCAGCAAGGAAAGCCTCAATGCCGCGCTTAAAGAGATTCCCCAGATTCGCGACGAATTCTGGAACAATCTCAAAGTCACGGGTTCCGGCGCGGAGTTCAATCAGCAGCTTGAGAACGCCTGGCGTCTGGCCGATTTCCTTGAGTTCGCCGAACTCTTTGCCAAGGATGCCCTGCACCGCGAAGAGTCCTGCGGCGGGCATTTCCGCACTGAGCACCAGACCGAGGACGGCGAAGCCATGCGCGACGACGAGAACTTCTGCTATGTAGGTGCCTGGGAGTTCAAAGGAGTCGACAAGGAGCCCGAACTGCACAAGGAGCCCCTGAAATTCGAAAACGTTAAACTTGCCGTGAGGAGTTACAAATAA
- a CDS encoding LVIVD repeat-containing protein yields MEILPPSSTDSLRLRLTGSGFSPQSQVALTRDGGNRQAIVGSVEIFGMPGTFEQVRVIGDRAYLAGMRAGVQVVDIGDPRRPRVLGVARQGIHSPWDLEVSGDLVYVSDSRQGLVILDVSDPTRPQITGRYVSAHPCFELTFSPAGLVFLAQGRHGVLILDVTDPRAPRPVGHLPALDFAWGLAVVDGLAFVADHRAGVQIFDLDDSAGPRRLTPDVTGGSARAVRVRDTLAYVADSERGLVVVDVADPQAPRVLSAQPVTGNPWDVQVRDNLLAFATQDYGVKVFDVTDPHRLRRAGFLQPLRSARGVDLSATHLFVADSRQGLQIADLADIQLDSADPPMVLGGKVSALAANSDLIHAAVLGEGLHTLTQEDPHGLRALGITEKAFATIRDGVLVGDYAIFAAGPDGLCVMDVSAADHMRRVAHLELGGDAQRIALIEGEGLALVALGLQGLRLVDVGIPRRPEVIKSFGDLGNIVDLALWSGGMAALDATGHVHLFDMNTPRAPILRASVVLPDILEGMARYDDTLYVAARGQGLYRIDLRDSGEPRASGGLFPGIQGRQVRIVDDYLYLIALDSSGKQQVRIFHLGSEENPRLEGSLALDNHWYRFRVLGKNLYLFEDRKLNVWDVDDPSNPRLVSRKTFGNQVRALTASGPEELYLFLPLGGILRLDATDPQAPRLTSLAVDNLGHILGMHFWGEELLVLDRTAGLHVFIREASGGLRRLDALGFKNTVSAWGVGENHLYVSESDGRLSMIDLRRPAALRPAGEAQLGARALGLAVREPLVYLAGGDAGLEVWDLSVPERPRLLGRHQLPWPRGAFASARDLVIAGDYLLLANGDAGLAVYALAEQGRELRLVASLPLKGFSRKLRQVDSILYIYAHQAGLHVVDLSDMHRPRRIATIETASSVTDFLVEDENLWLAESAGVGLASAPLGAKRLTPRGRKELEVELPLPPRPGAYSLFLSQGAETLNFPGILRAFPDPTAAAGLRVEIQNLSP; encoded by the coding sequence GTGGAAATTTTACCGCCCTCCTCGACCGATTCCCTGCGCCTGCGTTTGACAGGCAGCGGGTTTTCGCCCCAAAGCCAGGTAGCCCTGACGCGCGATGGCGGCAATCGCCAGGCCATTGTGGGGAGCGTGGAGATCTTCGGGATGCCCGGAACCTTTGAGCAGGTACGGGTGATCGGCGACCGGGCCTATCTCGCCGGAATGCGCGCGGGGGTGCAGGTCGTGGATATCGGCGACCCGCGTCGACCACGGGTCCTCGGTGTGGCCCGCCAGGGCATCCACTCTCCCTGGGATCTCGAAGTTTCCGGGGATCTGGTTTATGTGTCCGACAGCCGACAGGGTTTGGTAATTCTCGATGTGTCCGATCCGACCCGCCCCCAAATCACCGGCCGTTATGTCTCCGCGCATCCCTGTTTCGAACTGACCTTTTCTCCCGCGGGACTGGTGTTTCTGGCCCAGGGCCGCCATGGAGTTCTGATCCTCGATGTGACCGATCCGCGAGCGCCGCGGCCCGTGGGGCACCTCCCCGCCCTGGATTTTGCCTGGGGGCTGGCCGTTGTCGACGGGCTGGCCTTTGTGGCCGACCATCGCGCCGGTGTGCAGATTTTCGATCTTGACGACTCCGCCGGCCCGCGGCGCCTCACCCCTGATGTCACGGGCGGCAGCGCTCGTGCCGTGCGCGTGCGCGATACTCTCGCCTATGTGGCGGATAGTGAGCGCGGGCTGGTGGTGGTCGATGTCGCCGATCCCCAGGCGCCGCGTGTTCTGAGCGCGCAACCCGTGACCGGAAATCCCTGGGATGTGCAGGTGCGCGATAATCTTCTGGCCTTCGCGACTCAGGACTATGGCGTTAAGGTTTTTGACGTCACCGATCCGCACCGTTTGCGCAGGGCGGGCTTTTTGCAGCCCCTGCGCTCCGCGCGCGGCGTGGACTTGAGTGCAACGCACCTGTTCGTCGCCGACAGCCGCCAGGGATTGCAGATTGCTGATCTGGCTGACATCCAGCTCGATTCGGCCGATCCGCCGATGGTTCTGGGGGGAAAGGTTTCCGCCCTGGCAGCGAACTCGGATCTGATTCATGCCGCTGTTTTAGGCGAGGGTCTCCATACCCTGACGCAGGAAGATCCTCACGGATTGCGAGCCCTGGGGATAACCGAGAAGGCTTTTGCGACCATTCGAGACGGGGTGCTTGTCGGAGATTACGCGATTTTCGCCGCCGGCCCGGATGGCCTGTGCGTCATGGATGTCTCAGCGGCGGACCACATGCGGCGGGTCGCTCATCTCGAGCTCGGCGGGGATGCGCAGCGCATCGCTCTGATTGAAGGCGAGGGGCTTGCCCTGGTGGCCCTTGGCCTCCAGGGTCTGCGGCTGGTCGATGTTGGGATTCCGCGCCGGCCCGAGGTGATCAAGAGTTTCGGCGACCTCGGCAATATTGTGGACCTCGCCCTCTGGTCGGGCGGCATGGCGGCCCTGGATGCCACCGGGCACGTGCACCTCTTCGACATGAACACCCCGCGCGCGCCGATCCTGCGCGCCTCGGTTGTTTTGCCCGATATCCTGGAAGGCATGGCGCGATACGATGACACCCTCTATGTCGCCGCCAGGGGCCAGGGACTCTACCGCATCGATCTACGCGACTCCGGCGAACCCAGGGCCTCGGGGGGGCTTTTTCCTGGAATCCAGGGACGCCAGGTGCGGATTGTGGACGACTACCTTTACCTGATAGCCCTGGATTCTTCAGGAAAGCAGCAGGTGCGGATTTTTCACCTGGGGTCCGAGGAGAATCCGCGCCTGGAGGGGAGCCTTGCGCTGGATAATCACTGGTACCGTTTTCGGGTTCTGGGAAAAAACCTCTACCTTTTTGAGGATCGCAAGCTGAATGTCTGGGACGTCGATGATCCGTCCAACCCGCGCCTGGTGAGTCGCAAGACCTTTGGTAACCAGGTCCGCGCCCTGACGGCATCTGGCCCCGAGGAACTGTATCTGTTCCTCCCTCTGGGAGGGATCCTTCGCCTGGATGCCACCGATCCCCAGGCGCCGCGGCTTACCAGCCTGGCGGTCGACAATCTCGGCCATATCCTCGGCATGCATTTCTGGGGCGAGGAATTGCTGGTCCTGGATCGCACCGCCGGCCTGCATGTGTTCATCCGCGAGGCCTCGGGAGGGCTCAGACGCCTGGACGCCCTGGGTTTTAAAAATACGGTCAGCGCCTGGGGCGTCGGGGAAAACCACCTCTACGTTTCGGAATCCGACGGACGCCTGTCGATGATCGACCTGCGCCGGCCCGCAGCCTTGCGTCCGGCCGGGGAGGCGCAGTTGGGCGCGCGGGCGCTCGGGTTGGCGGTGCGGGAGCCGCTGGTCTACCTGGCCGGGGGGGATGCGGGTCTGGAAGTCTGGGATTTGAGCGTGCCCGAGCGTCCACGTCTGCTGGGCCGGCATCAACTGCCCTGGCCCCGCGGGGCCTTTGCCTCGGCTCGGGATCTGGTCATTGCCGGCGACTACCTGCTGCTGGCCAACGGCGATGCCGGTCTCGCCGTCTATGCCCTGGCGGAACAGGGCCGGGAATTGCGCCTGGTGGCGAGCCTGCCCCTGAAGGGTTTTAGCCGCAAACTGCGCCAGGTCGATTCCATACTCTATATCTATGCCCATCAAGCCGGTCTCCATGTCGTCGATCTCAGTGACATGCACCGGCCCCGACGCATCGCCACCATCGAGACGGCTTCATCGGTGACCGATTTTCTGGTCGAAGATGAGAATCTGTGGTTGGCCGAATCGGCCGGGGTCGGTTTGGCAAGCGCGCCCCTCGGAGCCAAGCGCTTGACCCCCAGAGGGCGCAAGGAACTGGAGGTCGAATTGCCCCTGCCGCCGCGCCCCGGCGCCTACAGCCTGTTCCTGAGCCAGGGCGCGGAAACCCTGAACTTTCCGGGAATCCTCAGGGCTTTCCCGGATCCCACCGCCGCGGCGGGACTGCGCGTCGAAATTCAGAATCTCAGTCCCTGA
- a CDS encoding rhodanese-like domain-containing protein, which produces MERHPEDFQLLDVRQETEYVQGHLPGAISTPLWDLGAHLRQLNPGLPTIVYCRFGLRSRAAAALLHGAGFKHVAILEGGYAAWKGSVAKGLDRQAFAVLDTSSIENFIAAAWLLEEGTRKFYARFAALCEDVKVVYLFGQLAQAEEQHKKTLAELYALFSSAPGGIEATAEGVSASLGGEIFVEGGVALDSVWRWAQGRSSLEVIDLAVALETNAYDRYLSLQRKLADEDQRRIVEILAGDERRHLKRLLEAYDRLC; this is translated from the coding sequence TTGGAAAGACATCCCGAGGATTTCCAACTGCTCGACGTTCGGCAGGAAACGGAATATGTCCAGGGGCACCTTCCCGGGGCCATATCCACTCCATTGTGGGATTTGGGTGCGCACCTGCGCCAACTCAACCCCGGCCTGCCGACCATCGTCTATTGCCGGTTTGGATTGCGTAGCCGTGCTGCGGCGGCCTTGCTGCACGGCGCCGGTTTCAAGCATGTGGCGATTCTCGAGGGCGGATACGCCGCCTGGAAGGGCTCTGTTGCCAAAGGGCTCGATCGTCAGGCCTTCGCAGTACTTGATACCTCCTCGATTGAAAATTTCATTGCCGCGGCTTGGCTCTTGGAAGAGGGAACCCGGAAATTTTATGCCCGATTCGCCGCTCTTTGCGAGGACGTGAAAGTGGTTTATCTGTTCGGGCAGCTGGCGCAGGCTGAAGAGCAACACAAAAAAACCCTTGCCGAACTCTATGCGCTGTTCTCGTCGGCTCCTGGAGGCATTGAGGCTACCGCTGAAGGTGTGAGCGCCAGTCTCGGTGGCGAGATCTTTGTCGAGGGGGGGGTGGCTTTGGATAGCGTTTGGCGGTGGGCGCAAGGCCGGAGTTCCCTGGAAGTGATCGATCTGGCTGTCGCTCTTGAGACCAATGCCTATGATCGCTATTTGTCCCTCCAGCGTAAACTCGCTGATGAAGACCAAAGGCGCATCGTGGAAATACTGGCGGGCGATGAACGTCGGCACCTTAAGCGGCTCCTCGAAGCCTATGATCGCCTTTGTTAG